One genomic segment of Acinetobacter sp. C26M includes these proteins:
- a CDS encoding YMGG-like glycine zipper-containing protein — MKKTIGLVSTLVLSAVMFTGCQNMSASDQRIGAAALGGAVGGGVGNHVGGGLGAGVGAAAGAGVGANAKGGSSNSTTSSAIGAGIGSVVGKAIFGGDSGAAIGGAIGGGAGAAIQEKKR; from the coding sequence ATGAAAAAAACAATTGGTTTAGTTTCTACTTTGGTGCTATCAGCGGTTATGTTTACAGGTTGCCAAAATATGAGCGCCTCTGACCAACGTATCGGTGCGGCTGCACTCGGTGGTGCTGTCGGTGGTGGCGTTGGTAACCATGTTGGTGGTGGTCTTGGTGCCGGTGTAGGTGCTGCGGCAGGTGCGGGTGTTGGTGCTAATGCCAAAGGTGGTAGCAGCAATTCAACGACAAGCAGCGCGATTGGTGCGGGTATTGGTTCAGTGGTCGGTAAAGCTATCTTTGGTGGCGATTCTGGTGCTGCAATTGGTGGTGCAATCGGTGGTGGTGCTGGTGCCGCAATCCAAGAGAAAAAGAGATAA
- a CDS encoding alpha/beta fold hydrolase encodes MQAQVKTVTTSDQQTLCVKTWGDEKKTPLVLVHGYPDNQEVWEPIIEKLVNDYFVVTYDVRGAGLSSIPKRIKDYRLPRLSLDLQEVVDQVLPNRNFHMAAHDWGSLQSWESATEPKLKGRLLSYTTISGPCLDHASLYLREKFKSAPSNVLKMLTKSWYIGAFHLPLVAPTVWTFFSPEKWGKILSGLEKKKNLPLNANIVADGKYGINLYRANFIPSLTQPRQRYAQCPVQAIVLQRDAFVSPEYITESMPKWVEKFEYVELDANHWAVLSQPEKIAELIRQFVQRQAA; translated from the coding sequence ATGCAAGCACAAGTCAAAACAGTTACAACATCGGATCAGCAAACACTGTGTGTGAAAACATGGGGAGATGAGAAAAAAACGCCTTTGGTTTTAGTGCATGGCTATCCTGATAATCAGGAGGTATGGGAGCCAATCATTGAGAAGTTGGTCAATGATTATTTTGTGGTGACTTACGATGTTCGTGGTGCAGGTCTTTCTTCTATTCCAAAGCGTATCAAAGATTATCGTTTGCCGCGTTTATCACTCGACTTACAAGAAGTCGTAGATCAAGTTCTACCAAATCGTAATTTCCATATGGCAGCGCACGATTGGGGTTCTTTACAGTCTTGGGAATCTGCGACTGAACCAAAATTAAAAGGTCGTTTATTGTCTTATACGACGATTTCAGGTCCATGTTTAGACCATGCATCTCTGTATTTACGTGAAAAATTTAAATCTGCACCAAGCAATGTATTAAAAATGCTGACTAAATCTTGGTATATCGGTGCTTTCCATTTACCTTTAGTTGCACCAACAGTATGGACATTCTTTAGTCCAGAAAAATGGGGCAAGATCTTAAGTGGTTTGGAAAAGAAGAAAAATTTACCTCTAAATGCCAATATTGTAGCGGATGGTAAATATGGTATTAATCTTTATCGTGCCAACTTTATTCCTTCATTGACTCAGCCTCGTCAACGCTATGCACAATGCCCTGTACAAGCGATCGTGTTACAACGTGATGCCTTTGTCAGCCCTGAATACATTACTGAATCAATGCCGAAATGGGTGGAAAAATTTGAGTATGTAGAACTGGATGCCAATCACTGGGCAGTATTGAGTCAACCAGAAAAAATTGCTGAACTGATCCGTCAGTTCGTGCAACGTCAAGCTGCTTAA
- the rpoC gene encoding DNA-directed RNA polymerase subunit beta', translating to MKDLLDIMRKKTDSEGHAPVEFDRIRIGLASPEMIKSWSHGEVKKPETINYRTFKPERDGLFCAKIFGPVKDYECLCGKYKRMKYKGVICEKCGVEVTTAKVRRERMGHIELASPVAHIWFLKSLPSRIGLLLDMTLRDIERVLYFESYVVTDPGMTPFEKYQLLTDEEYYNALEEHGDEFAAKMGAEAIQDLLKDIDLEAEIARLREEIPQTTSETKLKKSSKRLKLMEAFNDSNNKPEWMVMNVLPVLPPDLRPLVPLEGGRFATSDLNDLYRRVINRNNRLKRLLDLAAPDIIVRNEKRMLQESVDALLDNGRRGRAITGSNKRPLKSLADMIKGKQGRFRQNLLGKRVDYSGRSVITVGPTLRLHQCGLPKKMALELFKPFIFAKLQASGQATTIKAAKKMVERETPEVWDVLASVIRQHPVMLNRAPTLHRLGLQAFEPILIEGKAIRLHPLVCAAFNADFDGDQMAVHVPLTLEAQLEARALMMSTNNILSPANGEPIIVPSQDVVLGLYYITRDAVNAKGEGMVFADTHEVNRALATGKVAIHARVKVRVHQTVIDENGQREKQTIIVDTTPGRCLLWEVVPQGLSFESINLEMTKKNISKLINSCYRKLGLKDTVIFADQLMYLGFRQATRSGVSVGMEDMLIPPNKHTIIDKAETEVREIEQQFEQGFVTAGERYNKVVDIWARTNDQVAKAMMDNLSYTLVKNKQGEDEKQKSFNSIYMMSDSGARGSAAQIRQLAGMRGLMAKPDGSIIETPIKANFREGLTVLQYFISTHGARKGLADTALKTANSGYLTRRLVDVAQDLVITESDCGTAGGLVMTPFIQGGDVIEPLRDRVLGRVTAEDVRRASDDEVVLPRGTLIDEKIAAQLEEAGVDEVKVRSVIACESAFGVCAKCYGRDLARGHLVNPGESVGVMAAQSIGEPGTQLTMRTFHVGGAASRTSAANSVQVRNKGTVRFHNVKTVQHAKGHLVSVSRSGEIGIADDLGRERERYKLPYGASILLKDGEAVEAGGIVATWDPHTHPLVTEVAGKARFSQIADGVTATSKTDDATGMTTVEILPVTARPASGKDLRPAIVLDTTDGGEQFYFLPQNTIVTVRDGGTIGVGDVIGRVPQESSRTRDITGGLPRVADLFEARKPKEHAILAEVSGIVSFGKETKGKNRLVISPDDGSEIYEELIPKWRQINVFEGEHVNRGETISDGPQNPHDILRLKGEVALTNYIVNEVQDVYRLQGVKINDKHIEVVVRQMLRKVDITDGGDTSFIKGEQVDYIRVVQENQAVLAQNKFPAKFERQLMGITKASLSTDSFISAASFQETTRVLTEAAVTGKEDDLRGLKENVVVGRLIPAGTGLAYHLERRRQEAEAAEFELHNDFSEVDQAFSQALNSDQF from the coding sequence TTGAAAGACTTGCTCGATATCATGCGTAAGAAAACGGATTCAGAAGGTCATGCACCTGTTGAATTTGACCGTATCCGTATTGGTCTTGCGTCGCCAGAGATGATTAAGTCATGGTCTCACGGTGAAGTTAAAAAGCCTGAAACCATTAATTACCGTACTTTTAAACCTGAACGTGACGGTTTATTCTGTGCCAAAATCTTTGGTCCAGTAAAAGATTACGAATGCTTGTGTGGTAAATACAAGCGTATGAAATATAAAGGCGTCATTTGTGAAAAATGTGGCGTTGAAGTAACAACTGCGAAAGTTCGTCGTGAACGTATGGGTCACATTGAGCTTGCTTCTCCAGTTGCACACATCTGGTTCTTGAAATCATTACCGAGCCGTATTGGTTTACTTCTTGATATGACATTGCGTGATATCGAGCGCGTATTGTATTTCGAATCTTATGTTGTTACAGATCCGGGTATGACTCCGTTTGAAAAGTACCAACTTTTAACAGACGAAGAATACTACAATGCACTTGAAGAACACGGTGATGAATTCGCTGCGAAAATGGGTGCAGAGGCAATTCAAGATTTATTGAAAGATATCGATCTTGAAGCAGAGATTGCGCGTTTACGTGAAGAAATTCCTCAAACAACGTCTGAGACGAAACTTAAGAAATCGTCTAAGCGTTTGAAGTTGATGGAAGCTTTCAACGATTCGAACAACAAGCCAGAATGGATGGTGATGAATGTACTTCCAGTACTTCCACCAGACTTACGTCCGCTTGTACCACTTGAAGGTGGTCGTTTCGCGACTTCAGACTTGAACGATTTATATCGTCGTGTGATTAACCGTAACAACCGTTTGAAGCGTCTTCTTGACCTTGCGGCTCCAGACATTATCGTACGTAACGAAAAACGTATGTTACAAGAGTCTGTAGATGCGTTGCTTGATAACGGTCGTCGTGGTCGTGCGATTACAGGTTCGAACAAACGTCCATTGAAATCTTTGGCAGACATGATCAAAGGTAAACAAGGTCGTTTCCGTCAAAACTTGTTAGGTAAGCGTGTTGACTATTCTGGTCGTTCGGTAATTACCGTTGGTCCTACTTTACGTCTTCATCAATGTGGTCTTCCGAAGAAGATGGCACTTGAATTATTCAAGCCATTCATTTTCGCGAAACTACAAGCATCTGGCCAAGCAACAACCATTAAAGCTGCGAAGAAAATGGTTGAGCGTGAGACGCCGGAAGTTTGGGACGTTCTTGCATCTGTAATTCGTCAACATCCAGTGATGTTGAACCGTGCACCAACACTTCACCGTTTAGGTCTTCAAGCATTTGAACCGATCTTAATTGAAGGTAAAGCGATCCGTTTACACCCACTCGTATGTGCTGCGTTTAACGCCGACTTCGATGGTGACCAAATGGCGGTACACGTTCCATTGACACTTGAAGCACAGTTAGAAGCGCGTGCGTTGATGATGTCAACCAACAACATCTTGTCACCTGCAAATGGTGAGCCGATCATCGTTCCTTCTCAGGACGTTGTATTGGGTCTTTACTACATCACACGTGATGCGGTAAATGCCAAAGGTGAAGGCATGGTGTTTGCGGATACACATGAAGTTAACCGTGCCTTAGCGACTGGTAAAGTTGCGATCCATGCACGCGTTAAAGTACGTGTACACCAAACTGTGATTGATGAAAATGGTCAGCGCGAAAAGCAAACCATTATCGTTGATACAACACCAGGTCGTTGCTTGTTGTGGGAAGTTGTGCCACAAGGTTTAAGCTTTGAATCGATCAACCTTGAGATGACCAAGAAAAACATCTCTAAGTTAATCAACTCTTGCTACCGTAAGCTTGGTTTGAAAGATACTGTTATCTTCGCTGACCAATTGATGTATTTGGGCTTCCGTCAAGCGACGCGTTCAGGTGTATCTGTAGGTATGGAAGACATGCTTATTCCACCAAATAAGCACACGATTATCGACAAAGCTGAAACTGAAGTTCGTGAAATCGAACAACAGTTTGAACAAGGCTTCGTAACTGCGGGTGAGCGCTATAACAAAGTGGTCGATATTTGGGCACGTACCAATGACCAAGTTGCGAAAGCGATGATGGACAACTTGTCTTATACACTTGTGAAGAACAAGCAAGGTGAAGACGAGAAACAAAAGTCATTCAACTCAATTTATATGATGTCTGACTCGGGTGCCCGTGGTAGTGCGGCGCAGATCCGTCAGCTTGCTGGTATGCGTGGTTTGATGGCTAAGCCAGATGGCTCGATCATTGAGACTCCAATTAAAGCAAACTTCCGTGAAGGTTTGACAGTACTTCAGTACTTCATCTCAACACACGGTGCACGTAAAGGTTTGGCCGATACTGCATTGAAAACTGCGAACTCTGGTTACTTGACTCGTCGTCTTGTAGACGTAGCACAAGATTTAGTTATTACTGAATCTGATTGTGGTACAGCTGGTGGCCTAGTGATGACACCATTCATTCAAGGTGGTGACGTTATTGAACCATTACGCGATCGCGTATTAGGTCGTGTAACTGCTGAAGATGTACGTCGTGCATCTGATGATGAGGTTGTACTTCCACGTGGTACGTTAATTGACGAGAAAATTGCTGCTCAGCTTGAAGAAGCGGGTGTCGATGAAGTTAAAGTACGTTCAGTTATTGCGTGTGAATCTGCATTCGGCGTATGTGCGAAATGTTACGGTCGTGACCTTGCACGTGGTCACTTGGTGAACCCAGGTGAATCTGTTGGTGTAATGGCTGCACAGTCAATTGGTGAACCTGGTACACAGTTAACGATGCGTACGTTCCACGTTGGTGGTGCTGCGAGCCGAACTTCTGCTGCAAACAGTGTTCAAGTACGTAACAAAGGTACTGTACGTTTCCACAACGTGAAAACTGTACAACATGCCAAAGGTCACTTAGTGTCAGTTTCACGTTCAGGTGAAATTGGTATTGCGGATGATTTAGGTCGTGAGCGCGAGCGTTATAAACTTCCTTACGGTGCAAGCATCTTGTTGAAAGATGGTGAAGCTGTAGAAGCTGGCGGTATCGTAGCGACTTGGGATCCACATACACATCCACTTGTTACTGAGGTTGCGGGTAAAGCACGTTTCAGTCAAATCGCTGATGGTGTAACTGCAACTTCTAAGACTGATGATGCAACAGGTATGACCACTGTTGAAATCTTGCCTGTAACAGCTCGTCCTGCTTCTGGTAAAGATTTACGTCCTGCAATCGTGTTGGATACAACCGATGGCGGCGAACAGTTCTACTTCTTACCACAGAATACAATCGTAACAGTTCGCGATGGCGGAACGATTGGTGTGGGTGATGTCATTGGTCGTGTACCACAAGAATCTTCACGTACTCGTGATATTACCGGTGGTCTTCCACGCGTAGCTGACTTGTTCGAAGCGCGTAAGCCAAAAGAACACGCTATCTTGGCAGAAGTGTCTGGTATCGTGAGCTTTGGTAAAGAGACCAAAGGTAAGAACCGTTTAGTGATCAGCCCAGATGATGGTTCTGAGATCTATGAAGAATTGATTCCAAAATGGCGTCAAATCAACGTGTTCGAAGGTGAGCATGTGAACCGTGGTGAGACAATCTCTGATGGTCCACAAAACCCACATGACATCTTACGTTTGAAAGGTGAAGTTGCATTAACCAACTACATCGTGAACGAAGTTCAAGACGTTTACCGTCTCCAAGGTGTAAAAATCAACGATAAGCACATTGAAGTTGTTGTACGTCAAATGTTGCGTAAAGTTGATATCACAGATGGCGGTGATACAAGCTTCATCAAAGGTGAGCAAGTGGATTACATCCGCGTTGTTCAAGAGAACCAAGCTGTCTTGGCTCAGAACAAGTTCCCTGCGAAGTTTGAACGTCAATTGATGGGTATCACGAAAGCATCGCTTTCTACAGACTCGTTCATCTCTGCTGCATCGTTCCAGGAAACAACACGTGTGTTAACTGAAGCGGCTGTAACAGGTAAAGAAGATGATTTACGTGGCTTGAAAGAAAACGTGGTTGTGGGTCGTTTGATCCCAGCGGGTACAGGTCTTGCTTATCACTTGGAGCGTCGTCGCCAAGAAGCAGAAGCTGCTGAATTTGAACTTCACAACGATTTCAGTGAAGTTGACCAAGCATTTAGTCAAGCGTTGAACTCAGACCAGTTCTAA
- a CDS encoding DNA transfer protein p32, which produces MKKMMMIAGVGLMSTTLFVGCQNASPESKRIGSAAIGGGAGGAVGKSVGGNLGAGLGAAIGAGVAANAKGSNSKNTRNSAIGAGIGAALGGAVLGGESGAAVGGALGGSAGSAYGEKKGKY; this is translated from the coding sequence ATGAAAAAAATGATGATGATTGCTGGTGTTGGTTTGATGTCAACTACGCTATTTGTTGGTTGCCAGAATGCGAGTCCGGAAAGCAAACGTATTGGTTCTGCTGCAATTGGTGGTGGTGCTGGTGGTGCGGTCGGTAAAAGTGTTGGTGGTAACTTAGGTGCGGGTCTTGGTGCTGCAATTGGTGCTGGCGTAGCTGCAAATGCCAAAGGTTCAAATAGTAAAAATACTCGTAACAGTGCAATTGGTGCAGGCATTGGGGCGGCGCTTGGTGGCGCGGTACTCGGTGGAGAGTCTGGTGCAGCAGTAGGTGGAGCACTTGGTGGTAGTGCTGGATCAGCTTATGGTGAGAAAAAAGGCAAGTACTAA
- a CDS encoding DUF4442 domain-containing protein, with protein MKDFFKRIRTIPAISKFMLNHYSPYRGAGIEIETIDLDDYYIRVKMPLTRRNRNIVGTHFGGSLYSMVDPFYMLILIHHLGHKYIVWDKSATINFLSPGRNTVYAEIQLSRDEITEIKKLAENHDPVLRHYTLNIVDDAGTRIAEVEKVLYIRRKKPKASA; from the coding sequence ATGAAAGACTTTTTCAAAAGAATTCGAACCATTCCCGCAATTTCAAAATTTATGCTGAACCACTATTCCCCTTATCGTGGGGCTGGAATTGAAATTGAAACCATTGATCTAGATGATTATTACATCCGAGTCAAAATGCCATTGACGAGACGTAACCGCAATATTGTAGGGACACATTTTGGCGGTAGCCTTTATTCAATGGTCGACCCTTTTTATATGCTGATTCTGATTCATCACCTAGGACATAAATATATTGTTTGGGATAAAAGTGCCACTATTAATTTTCTCTCACCGGGTCGTAATACCGTATATGCTGAGATTCAGCTCAGTCGCGATGAAATCACTGAAATCAAGAAATTGGCTGAGAATCATGACCCTGTTCTACGCCATTACACATTGAATATTGTTGATGATGCAGGAACACGAATCGCAGAAGTTGAAAAGGTTCTTTATATCCGTCGTAAAAAACCCAAAGCCAGTGCTTAG
- a CDS encoding Na+/H+ antiporter NhaC family protein: MNAVVIAIAVMFILSLARVSVVLTLVISAIIGGLVAGLSLSQTVEAFNAGLGDGAEVALAYAVLGAFALALSKSGLPDLLAHKLIGLLGMEAGKIQQKKVKYLLLTILLIAAIFSQNLIPVHIAFIPVLVPPLLKVMNHLKLDRRAAACVMTLGLVGTYIFLPVGFGAIFLEQILMGNINKIGAAYGLHVERGMMPIGMAIPVLGMVIGTLVAVFISYRKPRIYVDRSITPVKTIDLDKPLKVTSQAEYDLKADAEELKQEAENVPYISKKTMFMAVLAIGLTLVAQLYSGSMILGGLVGFAVLSASGIFKWQDADDVFVQGMRMMALVGFIMISAAGFASVMTHTGDITHLVNGVVHIIGDNHALAAFLMLFIGLFVTIGIGSSFSSVPVLAVIYVPLCVQFGFSPLATIALIGTAAALGDAGSPASDSTLGPTAGLGVDGQHDHIWDTVVPTFIHFNIPLLIFGWIAAMVL; encoded by the coding sequence ATGAATGCTGTCGTAATTGCGATTGCCGTGATGTTTATCCTGTCACTGGCACGAGTTTCTGTTGTTCTCACTTTGGTGATTTCAGCCATTATTGGGGGCTTGGTCGCTGGTCTAAGTCTTTCTCAAACGGTAGAGGCATTTAATGCTGGCTTAGGCGATGGTGCTGAAGTTGCATTGGCCTATGCGGTATTAGGTGCTTTTGCATTGGCATTGTCCAAGTCAGGTTTACCTGATTTGCTTGCGCATAAACTGATTGGTTTGTTGGGGATGGAAGCTGGTAAAATTCAGCAAAAAAAGGTGAAATATCTGTTATTAACCATTTTGTTGATTGCTGCGATTTTCTCTCAAAACTTGATCCCAGTGCATATCGCCTTTATACCTGTTCTGGTTCCACCTCTATTAAAAGTGATGAACCATTTAAAACTGGATCGACGTGCGGCAGCATGTGTAATGACTTTAGGTCTGGTCGGAACCTATATTTTCCTGCCTGTGGGTTTTGGTGCGATCTTCCTTGAGCAGATCTTGATGGGCAATATCAACAAGATTGGCGCAGCTTATGGCTTGCATGTGGAACGAGGCATGATGCCAATCGGTATGGCGATTCCAGTCTTAGGGATGGTGATTGGTACTTTAGTTGCGGTATTTATTAGCTATCGTAAGCCGCGTATCTATGTTGATCGTTCAATTACACCAGTCAAAACCATTGACCTAGACAAACCTTTGAAAGTCACTTCACAAGCAGAATATGATCTCAAAGCTGATGCTGAAGAGCTGAAGCAAGAAGCTGAGAATGTACCTTATATCTCCAAGAAAACCATGTTTATGGCTGTGCTTGCGATTGGTTTAACTTTGGTTGCACAGCTCTATTCCGGTTCGATGATTCTGGGCGGCTTAGTTGGTTTTGCAGTGTTGTCCGCGTCAGGTATTTTTAAATGGCAAGATGCTGATGACGTATTTGTACAAGGCATGCGTATGATGGCGCTGGTAGGTTTTATCATGATTTCTGCGGCAGGTTTTGCCTCAGTGATGACCCATACCGGCGATATTACCCATCTGGTTAATGGCGTGGTGCATATCATTGGCGACAACCATGCACTTGCAGCGTTCCTGATGCTCTTTATCGGTTTGTTCGTGACGATTGGTATTGGTTCATCGTTCTCAAGTGTGCCTGTGTTGGCAGTGATTTATGTGCCTTTGTGTGTACAGTTTGGTTTTTCACCTTTAGCAACAATCGCTTTAATTGGTACCGCTGCGGCATTAGGTGATGCAGGTTCACCTGCATCTGATTCGACTTTAGGACCAACAGCTGGTTTAGGTGTAGATGGTCAACATGATCACATTTGGGATACTGTTGTGCCGACCTTTATACATTTTAATATCCCGCTACTTATTTTTGGCTGGATTGCCGCAATGGTTTTATAA
- a CDS encoding OmpW family outer membrane protein, translating to MLKKALVVALLGLSSTAFAGGFQVKVGASLIDPTADVTLKPGATVKGDYEFAFTPSVEYFFGETPFSAEILLATPVKHDVLLNGESVASVRHLPPTITAKYNFKNSTRFTPYIGVGGTAFIPWHEKGVAKDVKEAFGFAGQLGFNFQPADAKNWGVYVDVRYADISPEVTLVDGTKFDLDLNPVVYTLGYSYKF from the coding sequence ATGTTAAAGAAAGCATTGGTTGTAGCATTATTGGGGTTATCTTCAACTGCATTTGCAGGGGGCTTTCAAGTTAAAGTAGGTGCGAGTTTAATTGATCCAACTGCGGATGTAACTTTAAAGCCAGGTGCAACTGTAAAAGGGGATTACGAGTTTGCATTTACGCCATCGGTTGAATATTTCTTTGGTGAAACGCCATTCTCAGCTGAAATTTTATTGGCGACACCTGTAAAGCATGATGTTTTATTAAATGGTGAGTCTGTTGCGAGTGTTCGCCATTTACCACCAACAATTACAGCGAAATATAACTTTAAAAACTCAACTCGCTTTACACCATATATTGGTGTCGGTGGTACAGCCTTCATCCCTTGGCATGAAAAGGGTGTAGCGAAAGATGTAAAAGAAGCATTTGGTTTTGCCGGTCAGTTAGGTTTTAACTTCCAGCCTGCTGATGCGAAAAACTGGGGTGTTTATGTTGATGTACGCTATGCAGACATTAGCCCAGAAGTGACCTTGGTCGATGGTACTAAATTTGATTTAGACCTCAACCCAGTGGTGTATACATTAGGTTATAGCTACAAGTTCTAA